A DNA window from Mycolicibacter hiberniae contains the following coding sequences:
- a CDS encoding acyl-CoA dehydrogenase yields the protein MGHYKSNVRDLEFNLFEMLDLEKCLAGDAFGDLDGDTVRQMLSEAARLAEGPVAASFADSDRHPPVFDPATHSVSLPEPFKESLRAWREGEWFRIGLREEVGGVPAPSMVSWAINELALGANPAVFMFMAGPIFANILYDLGNEQQRHWASMVVDRNWAATMVLTEPDAGSDVGAGRTKAVEQPDGSWHIDGVKRFITNGDTDDMFENIMHMTLARPEGAGPGTKGLSLFLVPKFLPDPQTGEPGERNGVFVTGLEHKMGLKVSTTCELTFGQHGVPAKGWLVGDTRNGIAQMFHVIEYARMMVGTKAIATLSTGYLNALEYAKTRIQGADMTQMTDKTAPRVTIIHHPDVRRALMMQKIYAEGMRALYLYTAAHQNDEVALQVSGADAEMAARVNDLLLPIVKGVGSERAYQYLTDALQTFGGSGFLQDYPIEQYIRDAKIDSLYEGTTAIQAQDFFFRKIARDRGVALAHLIAQIEEFLDSADGREELTESRKQLAVALDDTRAMVTAMTGYMFGSQQQARELYRVGLGSVRFLLAVGDLVIGWLLLRQAEVALTALDHGASGEHAHFYQGKVGAAKFFAVNVLPRLGVDRRIVETEDLALMDLPEEAF from the coding sequence ATGGGTCACTACAAGAGCAATGTGCGCGACCTGGAATTCAACCTCTTCGAGATGCTCGACCTGGAGAAATGCCTGGCCGGCGACGCGTTCGGCGATCTCGACGGCGACACCGTCCGCCAGATGCTGTCAGAAGCCGCCCGGCTGGCCGAGGGGCCCGTGGCGGCGTCATTCGCCGACAGCGACCGTCACCCGCCGGTGTTCGACCCGGCCACGCACAGCGTGTCGCTGCCGGAACCCTTCAAGGAGTCGTTGCGGGCCTGGCGGGAGGGCGAATGGTTCCGCATCGGCCTGCGCGAGGAAGTCGGTGGGGTGCCGGCGCCATCGATGGTGTCCTGGGCGATCAACGAACTGGCGTTGGGCGCCAACCCCGCCGTGTTCATGTTCATGGCCGGTCCGATCTTCGCCAACATCCTCTACGACCTGGGCAACGAGCAGCAACGGCACTGGGCGTCGATGGTGGTCGACCGGAACTGGGCCGCCACCATGGTTCTCACCGAACCGGACGCCGGCTCCGATGTCGGTGCGGGCCGCACCAAGGCCGTCGAGCAGCCCGACGGCAGTTGGCATATCGACGGGGTGAAGCGGTTCATCACCAACGGCGACACCGACGACATGTTCGAGAACATCATGCATATGACCCTGGCCCGTCCCGAGGGCGCCGGGCCGGGTACCAAGGGGCTGAGCCTGTTCCTGGTGCCGAAATTCCTGCCCGATCCCCAGACCGGGGAACCCGGCGAGCGTAACGGGGTGTTCGTCACCGGACTGGAACACAAGATGGGACTGAAGGTTTCGACCACCTGCGAGCTGACCTTCGGCCAGCACGGCGTCCCGGCGAAAGGCTGGTTGGTCGGAGACACCCGCAACGGCATAGCGCAGATGTTCCATGTCATCGAGTACGCGCGAATGATGGTGGGTACCAAGGCAATCGCTACGCTGTCCACCGGATATCTCAATGCGCTGGAATACGCCAAAACCCGTATTCAGGGTGCGGACATGACGCAGATGACCGACAAGACCGCGCCGCGGGTGACGATCATCCACCACCCGGATGTGCGGCGTGCTCTGATGATGCAGAAGATCTACGCCGAGGGGATGCGGGCCCTGTACCTCTACACCGCGGCGCACCAGAACGATGAGGTGGCGTTGCAGGTTTCGGGCGCCGACGCCGAGATGGCAGCACGAGTCAACGACTTGCTGCTACCGATCGTCAAGGGCGTCGGATCCGAACGGGCCTACCAGTATCTGACCGATGCACTGCAGACTTTCGGTGGTTCCGGTTTCCTGCAGGACTATCCGATCGAACAGTACATCCGGGACGCGAAGATCGACTCGCTCTACGAGGGCACCACCGCCATCCAGGCCCAGGACTTCTTCTTCCGCAAGATCGCCCGCGATCGCGGTGTGGCCCTGGCTCACCTGATCGCTCAGATCGAGGAATTCCTCGACAGTGCCGACGGCCGAGAGGAACTGACCGAATCCCGAAAGCAGCTGGCCGTCGCGCTCGATGACACGCGGGCCATGGTGACCGCCATGACCGGATACATGTTCGGCTCGCAGCAGCAGGCCCGCGAGCTCTACCGGGTGGGCCTGGGTTCGGTGCGATTCCTGCTGGCAGTCGGCGACCTGGTGATCGGGTGGCTGCTGTTGCGCCAGGCCGAGGTCGCCCTGACTGCCCTCGACCACGGGGCCTCCGGCGAGCACGCGCACTTCT
- a CDS encoding S1 family peptidase produces MARFVAAGAVAWAGLALAGVASAAPMPGIELLDDNSSCTAGFVTQNDEGDYYLLTSGHCDSHDGSEWTDAFETPLGRITASEDNGEDRDAAIIRLDPAAGRPNPKIAGRYLVANVLTADQIHVGMTICKIGAQTGETCGPVSAIIGNLVETDVYSTIGDSGSPGYVVNPDGTVSAVGLLMGGPVDDDYSTDFVLLDPFLRQWGLHVVR; encoded by the coding sequence ATGGCGAGGTTCGTAGCGGCGGGCGCGGTGGCGTGGGCGGGATTGGCGTTGGCCGGTGTGGCCTCGGCCGCCCCGATGCCGGGCATCGAACTGCTGGACGACAACAGCAGCTGCACAGCGGGTTTCGTCACCCAAAACGACGAGGGTGACTATTACCTGCTGACCAGCGGTCACTGCGACTCGCACGACGGGTCGGAATGGACCGACGCCTTCGAGACGCCGCTGGGACGTATCACCGCGAGCGAAGACAACGGCGAGGACCGCGACGCCGCCATCATCCGGCTCGACCCGGCGGCCGGTCGACCTAACCCCAAAATCGCCGGCCGTTACCTGGTGGCCAACGTGCTGACCGCCGACCAGATTCACGTAGGGATGACGATCTGCAAGATCGGTGCCCAGACCGGTGAAACCTGCGGTCCTGTCAGCGCCATCATCGGCAACCTTGTGGAGACGGATGTATACAGCACCATCGGCGACAGCGGCAGTCCCGGTTATGTGGTCAACCCGGACGGCACCGTCAGCGCGGTCGGTCTGCTGATGGGCGGACCGGTGGACGACGACTACTCCACCGACTTCGTCCTGCTGGACCCATTCCTTCGCCAGTGGGGATTACACGTAGTGCGTTAG
- a CDS encoding arylamine N-acetyltransferase family protein, whose protein sequence is MDNISALSGPRGEFRINLQAYFDRVSYRGATEPTLETLAALVAAHVRRIPFENLDPLTGVPVVDLSAAALTAKLVTRARGGYCYEHNNLMFEVLDELGFAPQRLAARVVWMTPEGLDGPPRPQTHQALAVTIPGSDQRYLVDVGFGGQTPTAPIPLVPDAVQQTSHEPFRLREHGAEYVLETMIGQRWRPLYVLAMQPRPLIDMQVGSWYVSTYPESNFVVGLSAALVTDDARWNLRGRNLAVHAGGGTERVRFSDAAQVCAALSERFGIDLTGLGDIEATVAAVLDT, encoded by the coding sequence ATGGATAACATCAGCGCACTGTCCGGCCCCCGAGGGGAGTTCCGTATCAACCTGCAGGCGTACTTCGACCGTGTCTCCTACCGCGGTGCAACCGAGCCGACGTTGGAGACCCTGGCCGCCCTGGTGGCCGCACATGTCCGACGCATCCCGTTCGAGAATCTCGACCCGTTGACCGGTGTCCCGGTGGTCGACCTCAGCGCAGCGGCGCTGACCGCCAAGCTGGTGACCCGGGCGCGGGGCGGCTACTGCTACGAGCACAACAACCTGATGTTCGAGGTGCTCGACGAGCTCGGGTTCGCCCCCCAGCGGTTGGCCGCACGGGTGGTGTGGATGACACCCGAAGGGTTGGACGGCCCGCCGCGCCCCCAGACCCACCAGGCTCTGGCGGTGACCATCCCCGGCTCGGATCAGCGGTATCTGGTCGACGTCGGCTTCGGCGGACAGACGCCGACGGCCCCGATCCCCCTGGTCCCCGATGCCGTCCAGCAGACCTCCCATGAGCCGTTTCGGCTGCGCGAACACGGTGCCGAATACGTGTTGGAGACCATGATCGGCCAGCGCTGGCGGCCGCTGTATGTCCTGGCGATGCAGCCGAGGCCACTGATCGACATGCAGGTGGGCAGCTGGTACGTGTCCACCTACCCCGAGTCGAACTTCGTCGTCGGCCTCAGCGCGGCACTGGTCACCGATGACGCGCGCTGGAACCTGCGGGGGCGCAACCTGGCCGTCCACGCCGGCGGCGGTACCGAGCGGGTCAGGTTCAGCGACGCCGCACAGGTGTGTGCCGCGCTGAGCGAACGCTTCGGTATCGATCTGACCGGACTGGGCGACATCGAAGCCACCGTGGCCGCGGTGTTGGACACCTGA